The proteins below are encoded in one region of Petrotoga miotherma DSM 10691:
- the cimA gene encoding citramalate synthase has product MKEPKLFDTTLRDGTQGENVSLTVEDKLKIAKKLDEYGIDYIEGGWPGSNPKDEEFFKKVQNMSFKNSEIVAFSSTKRYGIKAEDDPNILKLVSSGAKIVTIFAKSWDFHVSQALGISLDDNLKLIEDTITFLKRKGIEVFFDAEHFFDGFNHNQQYALKTLEVAQNSGASIVVLCDTNGGQTPSKIKEAIEVVKERIKIPLGIHAHNDSGLAVANSLTALQEGVEQIQGTVGGLGERCGNADLCIIIPNLKFKYGFRLPKINVEKTTSLYNYVFEVANLTPDNRIPYVGRSAFTHKGGVHVSAILKNPLTYEHISPEWVGNTRRILVSELSGKSNLKSKLEELGFDITQFSEEQFKKLTLKIKEYEHDGYQFEGADASLKLLVLREFFDYAPNFQVENFNILHYNFGKGTGTEAIVKLKINDETVHAVAEGDGPVNALDMALRKALEDFFPSLKNMKLIDYKVRVLDSASGTAAKVRVLIETSDTDKTWTTVGVSTNIIQASWKALLDSVEYGLFVDNLFPVKEN; this is encoded by the coding sequence TTGAAAGAACCTAAATTGTTTGATACCACTTTAAGAGATGGAACCCAAGGTGAGAATGTTTCTTTAACTGTGGAAGATAAATTAAAGATAGCCAAAAAATTAGATGAATACGGAATAGACTACATTGAAGGTGGTTGGCCGGGATCCAATCCTAAAGATGAAGAGTTCTTTAAAAAGGTTCAAAATATGTCATTCAAAAACAGTGAAATAGTTGCATTTAGCTCTACAAAAAGATACGGAATAAAAGCAGAAGATGATCCGAATATTTTAAAATTAGTTTCTTCTGGGGCAAAAATCGTTACTATATTTGCAAAAAGCTGGGACTTCCATGTATCTCAAGCCTTGGGCATTTCTCTTGATGACAACCTGAAACTCATAGAAGATACGATAACCTTCTTAAAAAGAAAAGGTATAGAAGTCTTTTTTGATGCTGAACACTTTTTTGATGGTTTTAACCATAATCAACAATATGCCCTTAAAACCTTGGAAGTTGCACAAAACTCCGGTGCTTCAATTGTTGTTTTATGTGACACAAATGGGGGGCAAACCCCTTCAAAGATAAAAGAGGCAATAGAAGTGGTAAAAGAAAGAATAAAAATACCTTTGGGCATTCATGCCCACAACGATTCCGGTCTAGCTGTAGCAAATTCTCTTACAGCCTTACAAGAAGGAGTTGAACAAATACAAGGAACGGTTGGAGGCTTAGGGGAAAGATGTGGTAATGCAGACCTTTGTATTATAATACCTAATTTGAAGTTTAAATACGGATTTAGATTACCGAAAATAAATGTAGAAAAAACAACTTCACTTTATAATTACGTATTTGAAGTTGCTAACTTAACTCCTGACAACAGGATCCCTTACGTGGGAAGAAGCGCATTCACACATAAAGGTGGCGTCCATGTTAGCGCCATTCTTAAAAATCCTCTCACTTACGAACACATATCTCCGGAATGGGTTGGAAACACTAGAAGGATATTAGTTTCTGAGTTATCAGGAAAAAGCAATTTGAAATCAAAGTTGGAAGAATTGGGCTTTGATATTACACAATTTTCTGAAGAACAGTTCAAAAAGTTAACATTGAAGATCAAGGAATATGAGCATGATGGATATCAATTTGAAGGTGCAGATGCTTCTTTGAAACTCTTAGTATTAAGAGAATTTTTTGACTACGCCCCAAATTTTCAAGTGGAGAATTTCAACATTCTTCATTACAATTTTGGTAAAGGCACGGGAACCGAAGCCATTGTCAAATTAAAAATAAATGATGAAACTGTCCATGCTGTTGCTGAAGGCGACGGACCTGTGAATGCGTTAGATATGGCATTGCGAAAGGCTTTAGAAGACTTTTTTCCTTCCCTAAAAAACATGAAATTGATAGATTACAAAGTAAGGGTGCTGGACAGTGCTTCTGGAACCGCTGCAAAGGTGCGGGTCTTAATAGAAACTTCAGACACCGATAAAACTTGGACTACTGTGGGTGTTTCAACTAACATAATTCAAGCCAGTTGGAAAGCATTGTTAGACAGTGTGGAATATGGCTTGTTTGTAGATAATTTGTTCCCTGTTAAAGAAAACTAA
- a CDS encoding 3-isopropylmalate dehydrogenase, whose amino-acid sequence MPSIAVLPGDGIGKEVINEGLKILNFMGEKYNLNLKFEEFEVGAERYLKSGELIPDSLLKQLETFDAIYLGAVGDPRVPSGILEHGILLKLRFHFDQYVNLRPIKLLNDRFSPLKKKGVNEINFTVIRENTEGLYAGIGGILKKDTQDEVAIQEMISTRKGVERIIRYAFEYAKNLKGKLTLCDKSNVLTYSHGLWLRVFEELKKEYPEVQTDHYYVDAITMKMVRNPEIFDVIVTCNMFGDIITDLGAELQGGMGLAASGNINPNSVSMFEPVHGSAPDIAGKGIANPIAAILAAAMMLEYFGRKDLAEKIEDSIKISIQENLLSQDMGGNLSTSEVGDEIVKILKRG is encoded by the coding sequence ATGCCGTCGATAGCTGTTCTACCAGGGGATGGAATTGGGAAGGAAGTAATCAACGAAGGTCTTAAAATATTAAATTTTATGGGAGAAAAGTATAATTTGAATCTTAAATTTGAAGAGTTCGAGGTTGGAGCCGAACGCTATCTAAAATCTGGAGAATTAATTCCAGATTCTCTATTGAAACAATTAGAAACCTTCGATGCCATATATTTGGGTGCAGTGGGAGATCCAAGAGTACCATCAGGTATATTAGAACATGGGATACTATTAAAATTACGATTTCATTTTGATCAATACGTCAATTTAAGGCCAATAAAACTACTAAACGACAGGTTTTCTCCTTTGAAGAAGAAGGGCGTTAATGAGATCAATTTTACAGTAATAAGAGAAAATACAGAAGGACTTTATGCAGGTATTGGTGGAATTTTAAAAAAAGATACTCAAGACGAAGTAGCGATACAAGAGATGATTTCAACTAGAAAAGGTGTAGAGCGCATCATCCGTTACGCATTCGAGTATGCAAAAAATCTCAAGGGGAAACTAACACTCTGTGATAAAAGTAACGTACTAACTTATTCTCACGGCTTATGGTTAAGGGTGTTTGAAGAGTTAAAGAAAGAATATCCAGAAGTTCAGACTGATCATTATTACGTGGATGCTATAACGATGAAAATGGTACGAAATCCCGAAATTTTTGATGTGATAGTAACCTGCAATATGTTTGGAGACATCATCACAGATTTGGGTGCAGAACTTCAGGGAGGCATGGGGTTAGCTGCCTCAGGAAATATTAATCCTAACAGTGTTTCTATGTTTGAACCCGTTCATGGTTCAGCTCCCGATATTGCTGGTAAAGGTATTGCCAATCCTATAGCTGCTATTTTAGCTGCAGCTATGATGTTAGAATATTTCGGAAGAAAAGATTTAGCTGAAAAGATTGAAGATTCAATTAAGATCTCTATCCAAGAAAACTTACTTTCTCAAGACATGGGAGGAAATTTAAGCACCAGTGAAGTAGGAGACGAAATTGTTAAAATCTTAAAAAGAGGGTGA
- the leuD gene encoding 3-isopropylmalate dehydratase small subunit has product MKFRGRVFKYGDNVDTDVIIPARYLNNPEPEILAQHCMEDIDKDFVKKVKKGDIIVAGRNFGSGSSREHAPLSIKAAGVSCVIAESFARIFYRNAINIGLPILISKEASHNIEDGSEIEIDLDNGIIKDLKNNKEYYSEKYPKFLQEIISSGGLIEKIKKEVAQ; this is encoded by the coding sequence GTGAAATTCAGAGGGAGAGTTTTCAAATACGGTGACAACGTTGATACCGATGTTATTATACCAGCTAGATATCTAAACAACCCTGAACCAGAAATATTGGCACAACATTGTATGGAAGATATAGATAAAGATTTCGTAAAAAAAGTTAAAAAAGGAGACATTATAGTAGCCGGAAGGAACTTTGGTTCTGGAAGCTCTCGTGAGCATGCTCCATTATCGATTAAGGCGGCAGGTGTTTCTTGTGTCATAGCAGAAAGCTTTGCAAGGATTTTTTATCGAAACGCTATCAATATTGGATTACCTATACTTATTTCTAAAGAAGCTTCCCATAATATAGAAGATGGTTCGGAAATAGAGATAGATTTAGACAATGGAATCATCAAAGATCTAAAAAACAATAAAGAATACTATTCAGAGAAATACCCCAAATTTCTTCAAGAAATAATATCTTCCGGAGGATTGATAGAGAAGATCAAAAAGGAGGTCGCTCAATAG
- the leuC gene encoding 3-isopropylmalate dehydratase large subunit: MTIVEKILASHSNKSEVKPGEIVNARVDLVLGNDVTTPVAIKEFRKIGLSKVFDNERVAIVPDHFTPNKDIKSAQNALFIRNFAKEMNILNYFEIGKMGIEHCLIPEKGLALPGEIVVGADSHTCTYGALNCLGTGVGSTDMAAAMATGYLWFRVPESIKIVYKGKLNPWVSGKDLILYTIGDIGVDGALYKSIEFTGETIKDLSMDSRMTMANMAIEAGAKCGLFEYDEKTKEYLKERVVREYTPVSSDPDASYEEVIEYDVSSIEPQVAFPHLPENTKPVNEAKGIKIDQSVIGSCTNGRIEDLRIAAHVLKGHKINPDVRCIIFPGTQDIYMQALKEGLIEIFIEAGAAVSTPTCGPCLGGHMGVLAKGERAISTTNRNFVGRMGHPESEVYLSNPAVAAASAVSGYITHPEEVIR; the protein is encoded by the coding sequence ATGACTATTGTAGAGAAGATTCTTGCGTCTCATTCAAATAAAAGTGAAGTTAAACCTGGAGAGATTGTTAATGCAAGAGTAGATTTAGTGCTTGGGAACGATGTAACAACTCCTGTTGCCATCAAAGAATTTAGAAAAATAGGTTTATCTAAAGTATTTGATAATGAAAGGGTTGCAATAGTTCCAGATCATTTTACCCCAAATAAAGATATAAAATCTGCGCAAAATGCTTTATTTATAAGAAATTTTGCAAAAGAGATGAATATTCTTAATTATTTTGAGATAGGTAAGATGGGAATAGAACACTGTCTAATACCTGAAAAAGGACTAGCCTTACCAGGTGAAATCGTTGTAGGAGCAGATTCACATACGTGTACCTATGGGGCACTTAACTGTTTAGGTACAGGTGTTGGAAGCACCGACATGGCTGCCGCAATGGCTACCGGTTACTTATGGTTTCGTGTCCCAGAAAGTATAAAGATTGTATACAAGGGGAAGTTAAACCCATGGGTCAGTGGGAAGGATCTGATACTTTACACGATAGGAGATATAGGAGTAGACGGAGCCCTGTATAAATCTATTGAGTTTACTGGAGAAACGATCAAAGATCTTTCTATGGATTCGAGAATGACTATGGCAAACATGGCGATAGAAGCAGGGGCAAAATGTGGATTATTTGAATACGATGAAAAAACCAAAGAGTACTTAAAAGAAAGGGTAGTAAGAGAATATACACCGGTAAGTAGCGATCCCGATGCTTCTTATGAAGAAGTTATCGAATATGATGTATCAAGTATTGAACCACAGGTGGCTTTCCCACATTTGCCAGAAAACACCAAACCTGTTAATGAAGCAAAGGGGATAAAAATAGATCAATCTGTAATTGGTTCTTGCACTAACGGAAGAATAGAAGATTTAAGAATTGCTGCTCACGTGCTTAAGGGACATAAAATCAACCCTGATGTAAGATGTATTATTTTTCCTGGCACCCAAGATATATACATGCAGGCACTAAAAGAAGGCTTAATTGAAATATTCATCGAAGCGGGAGCCGCCGTAAGTACACCAACGTGCGGACCTTGCCTTGGTGGCCATATGGGAGTTTTGGCAAAAGGTGAAAGAGCAATCTCTACAACTAACAGGAATTTTGTTGGAAGGATGGGGCATCCAGAAAGTGAAGTTTATTTATCCAATCCTGCGGTGGCGGCAGCTTCTGCTGTTAGTGGATACATTACCCATCCTGAGGAGGTTATAAGGTGA